In the Sarcophilus harrisii chromosome 1, mSarHar1.11, whole genome shotgun sequence genome, one interval contains:
- the NCLN gene encoding nicalin isoform X2, which yields MLEEAGEVLENMLKASCLPLSFIVFLPAVLLLVAPPLPAADAAHEFTVYRMQQYDLQGQAYGTRNAVLNTEARTVEADVLSRRCVMMRLVDFSYEQYQKALRQSAGAVVIILPRAMAAVPQDVIRQFMEIEPEMLAMETIVPVYFAVEDEALLSIYEQTQAASASQGSASAAEVLLHTATANGFQMVTSGAQSKAVSDWLITSVEGRLTGLGGEDLPTIVIVAHYDSFGVAPWLSHGADSNGSGISVLLELARLFSRLYTYKRTHAGYNLLFFASGGGKFNYQGTKRWLEDNLDHTDSSLLQDNVAFVLCLDTLGRGNGLHLHVSKPPKEGTLQYAFLRELEMVAASQFPEVRFSMVHKKINLAEDMLAWEHERFAIRRLPAFTVSHLESHRDGLRNSIMDVRSRVDSKTLTRNTRIIAEALTRVIYNLTKKGTPADLQVFTEQMIQQEQIDSVMDWLTNQPRAAQLVDKDSTFLNTLEYYLSRYLKDVRQHHVKADKRDPEFVFYDQLKQEMNAYRVKPAIFDLLLALCIGAYLGVAYFAVQHFGLLYKTVQRISLKMKQQ from the exons ATGCTGGAGGAGGCGGGCGAGGTGCTGGAGAACATGCTGAAGGCCTCGTGCTTGCCCCTCAGCTTCATCGTCTTTCTGCCGGCCGTGCTGCTGCTCGTGGCGCCGCCGCTGCCCGCCGCCGACGCGGCGCACGAGTTCACCGTCTACCGCATGCAGCAGTACGACCTGCAGGGCCAGGCTTACG GCACCCGGAACGCAGTGCTCAACACGGAGGCCAGGACGGTGGAGGCGGACGTGCTGAGTCGCCGCTGTGTCATGATGCGGCTGGTGGACTTCTCCTATGAGCAGTACCAGAAGGCGCTGCGGCAGTCGGCGGGGGCCGTGGTCATCATCCTGCCCCGGGCCATGGCCGCTGTGCCCCAGGACGTCATCCGG cAATTCATGGAGATTGAGCCCGAGATGCTGGCCATGGAGACCATCGTCCCTGTCTACTTTGCAGTGGAGGACGAGGCCTTGCTTTCCATCTACGAGCAGACCCAGGCCGCCTCGGCCTCCCAGGGCTCAGCCTCTGCAGCTGAAG TGCTTCTGCACACCGCCACCGCCAATGGCTTCCAGATGGTGACGAGCGGGGCTCAGAGCAAGGCCGTGAGCGACTGGCTCATCACCAGTGTGGAG GGCCGGCTGACAGGCCTGGGCGGAGAGGACCTTCCCACCATTGTCATCGTGGCGCACTACGACTCCTTCGGGGTGGCTCCG TGGCTCTCACATGGCGCCGACTCCAACGGCAGTGGGATCTCTGTGCTGCTGGAGCTGGCCAGGCTCTTCTCGAGACTCTACACCTACAAACGCACCCACGCGGG GTACAATCTGCTGTTTTTTGCCTCAGGTGGAGGCAAATTTAATTATCAGGGTACTAAGAGGTGGTTAGAAGACAATCTGGATCACACAG aCTCCAGTTTGCTGCAGGACAACGTGGCTTTTGTCCTCTGCCTCGACACTCTGGGCCGAGGGAATGGCTTGCACCTGCATGTGTCAAAGCCCCCCAAGGAGGGGACCCTGCAATATGCTTTCCTTCGAGAGCTTGAGATG GTGGCTGCCAGTCAGTTCCCAGAGGTGAGGTTTtccatggtgcacaagaaaatcaACCTGGCAGAGGACATGCTGGCTTGGGAACACGAGCGCTTTGCCATCCGCCGGCTCCCGGCATTCACAGTCTCCCACCTGGAGAGTCATCGCGATGGGCTGCGAAACAGCATCATGGATGTCCG GTCACGCGTAGATTCCAAAACCCTGACCCGTAACACTCGAATCATTGCAGAGGCCCTGACCCGGGTTATCTACAATCTGACCAAGAAG GGCACCCCCGCTGACCTCCAGGTCTTCACAGAGCAGATG ATCCAGCAAGAGCAGATCGACTCAGTGATGGACTGGCTCACCAACCAGCCCCGCGCCGCCCAGCTCGTAGACAAAGACAGTACCTTCCTCAACACCTTGGAGTATTACCTGAGCCGCTATCTGAAGGACGTCAGGCAGCACCATGTGAAGGCAGACAAACG GGACCCCGAGTTTGTCTTCTACGACCAGCTGAAGCAGGAGATGAACGCCTACAG gGTCAAGCCGGCCATCTTTGATCTCCTCCTAGCCCTCTGCATAGGAGCCTACTTGGGAGTGGCTTACTTTGCCGTCCAG CACTTCGGCCTCCTCTATAAGACAGTGCAGAGAATATCTCTGAAGATGAAGCAGCAGTGA
- the NCLN gene encoding nicalin isoform X1, translating to MLEEAGEVLENMLKASCLPLSFIVFLPAVLLLVAPPLPAADAAHEFTVYRMQQYDLQGQAYGTRNAVLNTEARTVEADVLSRRCVMMRLVDFSYEQYQKALRQSAGAVVIILPRAMAAVPQDVIRQFMEIEPEMLAMETIVPVYFAVEDEALLSIYEQTQAASASQGSASAAEVLLHTATANGFQMVTSGAQSKAVSDWLITSVEGRLTGLGGEDLPTIVIVAHYDSFGVAPWLSHGADSNGSGISVLLELARLFSRLYTYKRTHAGYNLLFFASGGGKFNYQGTKRWLEDNLDHTDSSLLQDNVAFVLCLDTLGRGNGLHLHVSKPPKEGTLQYAFLRELEMVAASQFPEVRFSMVHKKINLAEDMLAWEHERFAIRRLPAFTVSHLESHRDGLRNSIMDVRSRVDSKTLTRNTRIIAEALTRVIYNLTKKGTPADLQVFTEQMQIQQEQIDSVMDWLTNQPRAAQLVDKDSTFLNTLEYYLSRYLKDVRQHHVKADKRDPEFVFYDQLKQEMNAYRVKPAIFDLLLALCIGAYLGVAYFAVQHFGLLYKTVQRISLKMKQQ from the exons ATGCTGGAGGAGGCGGGCGAGGTGCTGGAGAACATGCTGAAGGCCTCGTGCTTGCCCCTCAGCTTCATCGTCTTTCTGCCGGCCGTGCTGCTGCTCGTGGCGCCGCCGCTGCCCGCCGCCGACGCGGCGCACGAGTTCACCGTCTACCGCATGCAGCAGTACGACCTGCAGGGCCAGGCTTACG GCACCCGGAACGCAGTGCTCAACACGGAGGCCAGGACGGTGGAGGCGGACGTGCTGAGTCGCCGCTGTGTCATGATGCGGCTGGTGGACTTCTCCTATGAGCAGTACCAGAAGGCGCTGCGGCAGTCGGCGGGGGCCGTGGTCATCATCCTGCCCCGGGCCATGGCCGCTGTGCCCCAGGACGTCATCCGG cAATTCATGGAGATTGAGCCCGAGATGCTGGCCATGGAGACCATCGTCCCTGTCTACTTTGCAGTGGAGGACGAGGCCTTGCTTTCCATCTACGAGCAGACCCAGGCCGCCTCGGCCTCCCAGGGCTCAGCCTCTGCAGCTGAAG TGCTTCTGCACACCGCCACCGCCAATGGCTTCCAGATGGTGACGAGCGGGGCTCAGAGCAAGGCCGTGAGCGACTGGCTCATCACCAGTGTGGAG GGCCGGCTGACAGGCCTGGGCGGAGAGGACCTTCCCACCATTGTCATCGTGGCGCACTACGACTCCTTCGGGGTGGCTCCG TGGCTCTCACATGGCGCCGACTCCAACGGCAGTGGGATCTCTGTGCTGCTGGAGCTGGCCAGGCTCTTCTCGAGACTCTACACCTACAAACGCACCCACGCGGG GTACAATCTGCTGTTTTTTGCCTCAGGTGGAGGCAAATTTAATTATCAGGGTACTAAGAGGTGGTTAGAAGACAATCTGGATCACACAG aCTCCAGTTTGCTGCAGGACAACGTGGCTTTTGTCCTCTGCCTCGACACTCTGGGCCGAGGGAATGGCTTGCACCTGCATGTGTCAAAGCCCCCCAAGGAGGGGACCCTGCAATATGCTTTCCTTCGAGAGCTTGAGATG GTGGCTGCCAGTCAGTTCCCAGAGGTGAGGTTTtccatggtgcacaagaaaatcaACCTGGCAGAGGACATGCTGGCTTGGGAACACGAGCGCTTTGCCATCCGCCGGCTCCCGGCATTCACAGTCTCCCACCTGGAGAGTCATCGCGATGGGCTGCGAAACAGCATCATGGATGTCCG GTCACGCGTAGATTCCAAAACCCTGACCCGTAACACTCGAATCATTGCAGAGGCCCTGACCCGGGTTATCTACAATCTGACCAAGAAG GGCACCCCCGCTGACCTCCAGGTCTTCACAGAGCAGATG CAGATCCAGCAAGAGCAGATCGACTCAGTGATGGACTGGCTCACCAACCAGCCCCGCGCCGCCCAGCTCGTAGACAAAGACAGTACCTTCCTCAACACCTTGGAGTATTACCTGAGCCGCTATCTGAAGGACGTCAGGCAGCACCATGTGAAGGCAGACAAACG GGACCCCGAGTTTGTCTTCTACGACCAGCTGAAGCAGGAGATGAACGCCTACAG gGTCAAGCCGGCCATCTTTGATCTCCTCCTAGCCCTCTGCATAGGAGCCTACTTGGGAGTGGCTTACTTTGCCGTCCAG CACTTCGGCCTCCTCTATAAGACAGTGCAGAGAATATCTCTGAAGATGAAGCAGCAGTGA